One genomic segment of Amycolatopsis sp. Hca4 includes these proteins:
- a CDS encoding ANTAR domain-containing response regulator: MAARVDELNAVLADLVGVLESMSDTPGLLDAVCGEAVRVVPDADLASIMVVRDGVTQTAAFTDERARRIDDVQYAAGDGPGLLAALTGEVVRVAVPETGDQWPEFVAAAKELGVGSYLAVPLRVDDTLVGAITLFGFESHGYHEFDTKVLRLFTLCVETVLRLTRRYREARRLADELRNAMETRAVIEQAKGMLMLIHRVNEDAAMQRLIVESQHTNIKLRDVAARFTKRMSSADGGPARH; encoded by the coding sequence ATGGCGGCGCGGGTCGACGAGCTGAACGCGGTGCTGGCCGATCTCGTCGGGGTCCTCGAATCGATGTCCGACACGCCCGGCCTGCTCGACGCGGTCTGCGGCGAGGCGGTCCGGGTGGTCCCGGACGCGGACCTGGCCAGCATCATGGTCGTCCGCGACGGTGTGACCCAGACCGCGGCGTTCACCGACGAGCGAGCCCGGCGCATCGACGACGTCCAGTACGCGGCAGGCGACGGACCGGGCCTGCTGGCGGCACTGACGGGCGAAGTGGTCCGCGTGGCGGTCCCCGAGACGGGCGACCAGTGGCCCGAATTCGTGGCGGCGGCCAAGGAACTGGGCGTGGGCAGCTACCTGGCGGTCCCGCTGCGGGTGGACGACACGCTGGTGGGCGCGATCACGCTGTTCGGGTTCGAGAGCCACGGCTACCACGAGTTCGACACGAAGGTGCTGCGCCTGTTCACGTTGTGCGTGGAGACGGTGCTGCGCCTGACCCGCCGCTACCGCGAGGCGCGGCGGCTGGCGGACGAGCTGCGCAACGCGATGGAGACGCGGGCGGTGATCGAGCAGGCCAAGGGCATGCTGATGCTGATCCACCGCGTCAACGAGGACGCGGCGATGCAGCGGCTGATCGTGGAGTCCCAGCACACGAACATCAAGCTGCGGGACGTGGCGGCCCGGTTCACGAAGCGGATGAGCTCGGCGGACGGCGGACCGGCGCGGCACTGA
- a CDS encoding sugar ABC transporter substrate-binding protein, with translation MSRIRNHARAAAALVLAAALAVGCSSGGGSSSAPAAATGSQDSVDAALKAGGEITYWSWTPSAKDQVAAFQKEYPNVKVNYVNAGTNKDEYTKLQNAIKAGSGAPDVAQIEYYALPQFALTDSLVDLNSYGFGSFEKDYSASTWAQVKNGNGVYGLPQDSGPMALFYNKEVFGKYGIAVPKTWAEYVDAAKKLHTADPTKYITADTGDAGFTLSMIWQAGGHPFSVDGRNVKINFGDEGTKKWTSVWNQLVEGKLLSPIAGWSDDWFRALGDGTIATLPTGAWMPGNFISSVPGGSGKWAVAPMPTYDGQKAVTAENGGSAQSVVKQSKNPALAAAFVRWLNHGGGVQPFIKSGGFPSTTADLSSPAFVDEALPYFGGQKVNQVLTQASKDVAPGWIYLPFQTYANSIYSDTVGKAYLANTGLDAGLAGWQQALVDYGNQQGFTVSAG, from the coding sequence ATGTCACGCATCCGCAACCACGCCAGGGCGGCCGCCGCCCTGGTGCTGGCCGCCGCTCTGGCGGTCGGCTGCTCGTCCGGGGGCGGCTCGTCGTCCGCGCCCGCCGCTGCCACCGGCAGCCAGGACTCCGTCGACGCCGCGCTGAAGGCCGGCGGCGAGATCACCTACTGGAGCTGGACGCCGTCGGCGAAGGACCAGGTGGCCGCGTTCCAGAAGGAATACCCGAACGTCAAGGTCAACTACGTCAACGCGGGCACCAACAAGGACGAGTACACCAAGCTGCAGAACGCGATCAAGGCCGGCTCGGGTGCCCCCGACGTCGCCCAGATCGAGTACTACGCCCTCCCGCAGTTCGCGCTGACCGACTCGCTGGTCGACCTCAACTCCTACGGCTTCGGCTCGTTCGAGAAGGACTACAGCGCCTCCACCTGGGCGCAGGTCAAGAACGGCAACGGCGTCTACGGCCTGCCGCAGGACTCCGGCCCGATGGCGCTGTTCTACAACAAGGAGGTCTTCGGCAAGTACGGCATCGCCGTGCCGAAGACCTGGGCCGAGTACGTCGACGCGGCCAAGAAGCTGCACACCGCCGACCCCACCAAGTACATCACGGCCGACACCGGGGACGCCGGGTTCACGCTGAGCATGATCTGGCAGGCGGGCGGGCACCCGTTCTCCGTCGACGGCCGGAACGTGAAGATCAACTTCGGCGACGAGGGCACCAAGAAGTGGACGTCGGTCTGGAACCAGCTGGTCGAGGGCAAGCTGCTCTCGCCGATCGCGGGCTGGTCCGACGACTGGTTCCGCGCCCTCGGCGACGGCACCATCGCGACCCTGCCGACCGGCGCCTGGATGCCGGGCAACTTCATCTCCTCGGTGCCCGGTGGCAGCGGGAAGTGGGCCGTGGCGCCGATGCCGACCTACGACGGCCAGAAGGCGGTCACCGCGGAGAACGGCGGCAGCGCCCAGTCCGTGGTGAAGCAGAGCAAGAACCCGGCGCTGGCCGCGGCGTTCGTCCGCTGGCTCAACCACGGCGGCGGCGTCCAGCCGTTCATCAAGAGCGGCGGCTTCCCGTCCACCACGGCCGACCTGTCCTCGCCCGCGTTCGTCGACGAGGCGCTGCCGTACTTCGGGGGCCAGAAGGTCAACCAGGTGCTGACCCAGGCGTCGAAGGACGTCGCGCCGGGCTGGATCTACCTGCCGTTCCAGACCTACGCCAACAGCATCTACAGCGACACCGTCGGCAAGGCCTACCTCGCGAACACCGGCCTCGACGCCGGGCTGGCGGGCTGGCAGCAAGCGCTGGTCGACTACGGCAACCAGCAGGGCTTCACGGTCAGCGCCGGATGA
- a CDS encoding DUF3140 domain-containing protein, translating to MDNPAVDDELWAEFHRVVNMTSRELEDWLRTRDAGPETEPLPDEAGPLTGHQVLGVLRKRRTDVDEHDADVMRKVVDRVLSERRDDLEPTAGQAHWRHRLMSIGHDPLKPA from the coding sequence ATGGACAATCCGGCTGTTGACGACGAGCTGTGGGCGGAGTTCCACCGGGTGGTGAACATGACCTCCCGCGAGCTGGAGGACTGGCTGCGCACCCGCGACGCGGGCCCGGAGACCGAGCCGCTCCCCGACGAGGCAGGCCCCCTGACCGGTCACCAGGTACTGGGCGTCCTGCGCAAACGGCGGACCGACGTGGACGAACACGACGCCGACGTGATGCGCAAGGTGGTCGACCGGGTGCTCTCCGAGCGCCGGGACGACCTGGAACCCACCGCCGGCCAGGCCCACTGGCGGCACCGGCTGATGTCGATCGGCCACGACCCGCTGAAACCCGCCTGA
- a CDS encoding RICIN domain-containing protein: MGGAVVAAPAEAATSVTVKPDPTYRQQPFDGWGASLAWMAEATGGYPDAVRTKLADLVFGPDGLNLNIARFDVGGGNAPDVPPYLRAGAAVPGWWKAPAGTTRADKDWWTPGDPAEFDPKADPDQRWWVDKIKNQVTKWEAFSNSPPYFQTVSGYVSGGFNATDEQLRSDKIGDFTAYLAQVVRTLERTHGIKFASVNPLNEPNTNYWKTTLGADGNPTGGRQEGAHIGPAVQSQLIPAMASALKAAGSRAIVSAPDETNPDIFAADWAGWSADARAAAGRLNVHTYGTGNRPVPRDLAKGAGKPLWMSEVGGSWLDRQDFTDMDPGLGMAKQITDDLRLLEPSAWVSWQPIEDYNNMKPGGESAAGMNWGEIQVPFDCPANATLQTCRIRTNTKFNTMRNFTHYIRPGDRLIGVDDTASTVAMRGEDLATVVHTNAGTDAQDVTLDLSGFRNVRPGASVTPVVTDVTGALKRGKPVKVTSSRVTLRVPARSVTSFLVNGVSSAAAGTGIGSGKPVSLTGVQSGKSLSAENGSLVQRTTDASAAAQRWTLTDRTGCHGNRDRFTITNAGTGQVLSTSGGAVTLAAAGTDDPAAEWTLSTTGDGTWTFVNAGTGQLLDVIGESRADGAPIGLYKPTNGPNQRWQAVAR; encoded by the coding sequence ATGGGCGGCGCGGTCGTGGCCGCACCGGCGGAAGCGGCCACCTCCGTGACGGTCAAGCCGGACCCGACCTACCGGCAGCAGCCGTTCGACGGCTGGGGCGCCAGCCTCGCCTGGATGGCCGAGGCGACCGGCGGCTACCCCGACGCCGTCCGCACCAAGCTGGCGGACCTGGTGTTCGGGCCCGACGGGCTCAACCTGAACATCGCCCGGTTCGACGTCGGCGGCGGCAACGCCCCCGACGTGCCGCCGTACCTGCGTGCGGGGGCCGCGGTGCCGGGCTGGTGGAAGGCGCCGGCCGGCACCACCCGCGCCGACAAGGACTGGTGGACGCCGGGCGACCCGGCCGAGTTCGACCCGAAGGCCGACCCCGACCAGCGCTGGTGGGTCGACAAGATCAAGAACCAGGTCACGAAGTGGGAGGCGTTCAGCAACTCGCCGCCGTACTTCCAGACCGTCTCCGGCTACGTCTCGGGCGGCTTCAACGCGACCGACGAGCAGCTGCGGTCCGACAAGATCGGCGACTTCACCGCGTACCTGGCGCAGGTCGTGCGCACCCTCGAACGCACGCACGGCATCAAGTTCGCGTCGGTGAACCCGCTGAACGAGCCCAACACGAACTACTGGAAGACCACGCTCGGCGCGGACGGCAACCCGACCGGCGGCCGTCAGGAAGGCGCGCACATCGGCCCGGCGGTCCAGTCGCAGCTGATCCCGGCCATGGCCTCGGCGTTGAAGGCGGCCGGCTCGCGGGCGATCGTCTCCGCCCCCGACGAGACCAACCCGGACATCTTCGCCGCGGACTGGGCAGGCTGGTCGGCCGACGCCCGCGCCGCGGCGGGCCGGCTCAACGTGCACACCTACGGCACCGGCAACCGCCCGGTCCCGCGCGACCTGGCCAAGGGCGCGGGCAAGCCGCTGTGGATGAGCGAGGTCGGCGGCAGCTGGCTGGACCGGCAGGACTTCACCGACATGGACCCCGGCCTCGGCATGGCCAAGCAGATCACCGACGACCTGCGCCTGCTGGAACCGAGTGCGTGGGTCAGCTGGCAGCCGATCGAGGACTACAACAACATGAAGCCGGGCGGCGAGTCCGCGGCCGGGATGAACTGGGGCGAGATCCAGGTCCCGTTCGACTGCCCGGCGAACGCCACGCTGCAGACGTGCCGGATCAGGACGAACACGAAGTTCAACACGATGCGGAACTTCACCCACTACATCCGGCCGGGTGATCGCCTGATCGGGGTGGACGACACCGCGTCCACGGTGGCCATGCGCGGCGAGGACCTCGCGACGGTGGTGCACACCAACGCGGGCACGGACGCCCAGGACGTCACGCTGGACCTGTCGGGCTTCCGGAACGTCCGGCCGGGCGCCTCGGTGACGCCGGTCGTCACCGATGTCACGGGGGCGCTGAAGCGGGGTAAGCCGGTGAAGGTGACGTCTTCGCGCGTGACGCTGCGGGTGCCGGCGCGTTCGGTGACGAGCTTCCTCGTCAACGGCGTCTCCTCGGCCGCGGCGGGCACGGGCATCGGCTCGGGCAAGCCGGTCAGCCTCACCGGCGTGCAGAGCGGCAAGTCGCTGTCGGCGGAGAACGGCTCGCTGGTGCAGCGCACGACGGACGCCTCGGCGGCGGCGCAGCGCTGGACGCTGACCGACCGCACGGGCTGCCACGGCAACCGCGACCGGTTCACCATCACCAACGCCGGCACGGGCCAGGTGCTCAGCACCTCCGGCGGCGCGGTGACGCTGGCCGCGGCGGGCACGGACGACCCGGCGGCGGAGTGGACGCTGTCCACCACCGGCGACGGCACCTGGACGTTCGTCAACGCGGGCACCGGGCAGCTGCTCGACGTCATCGGCGAGTCGCGTGCGGACGGCGCCCCGATCGGGCTGTACAAGCCGACCAACGGGCCCAACCAGCGCTGGCAGGCCGTCGCCCGCTGA
- a CDS encoding alpha-N-arabinofuranosidase, whose translation MTVDIEGDAGQVIGPVPRRLFGSFVEHMGRSVYTGLYEPGHPTADDRGFRGDVLELVRELGPTVLRYPGGNFVSSYRWEDGVGPVGSRPARLDPAWHSVESNRFGLHEFVAWAEAAGAEVMYAVNLGTRGIQEAADVLEYCNIDGGTQLSERRRANGAERPFGFRLWCLGNEMDGPWQIGHKTAEEYGRLAAETARLMRMIDPGLELVVAGSSHADMPTFGEWERTVLRHTAELVDHISLHAYYQELHGDTDSYLASGAALDRYIRTTARVIDETLAELGLDKKIGISVDEWNVWDLRRWNEVDQAKLAEGGWRQHPRIIEDTYTVTDAVVVGSLLSSLLRNVDRVTMANQAQLVNVIAPIRSEPGGPAWRQTTFHPFRQVAALAGGASLRLAVDGDRLRTAQHGEVDLVDVAATVEDSGRGAVFLTNRATASPTEVRLRLRGARFGVYAAETLTTPDGETRHAVNTADSQPVRPVPLPGTVATSDPGGTTITVTLPPLSWTVLQLTPQAGPDA comes from the coding sequence ATGACCGTCGACATCGAAGGTGACGCGGGCCAGGTCATCGGCCCGGTCCCGCGTCGCCTCTTCGGCTCGTTCGTCGAGCACATGGGCCGGTCCGTCTACACCGGGCTGTACGAGCCCGGCCACCCCACGGCGGACGACCGCGGCTTCCGCGGTGACGTGCTGGAGCTGGTCCGGGAACTCGGCCCGACCGTGCTCCGCTACCCCGGTGGCAACTTCGTTTCCAGCTACCGCTGGGAAGACGGCGTCGGGCCGGTCGGATCACGGCCGGCCCGGCTGGACCCGGCGTGGCACAGCGTCGAGTCCAACCGCTTCGGCCTGCACGAGTTCGTCGCGTGGGCCGAAGCCGCGGGTGCCGAGGTGATGTACGCCGTCAACCTCGGCACCCGCGGCATCCAGGAAGCCGCCGACGTCTTGGAGTACTGCAACATCGACGGCGGCACCCAGCTGAGCGAGCGGCGGCGCGCCAACGGCGCCGAGCGCCCGTTCGGCTTCAGGCTGTGGTGCCTGGGCAACGAGATGGACGGCCCGTGGCAGATCGGCCACAAGACGGCCGAGGAGTACGGCCGCCTGGCCGCCGAGACCGCCCGGCTGATGCGGATGATCGACCCCGGCCTCGAACTGGTCGTCGCCGGCAGCTCGCACGCCGACATGCCGACGTTCGGCGAGTGGGAGCGCACGGTGCTGCGCCACACCGCCGAGCTGGTCGACCACATCTCGCTGCACGCCTACTACCAGGAGCTGCACGGCGACACCGACAGCTACCTGGCGAGCGGGGCGGCGCTGGACCGCTACATCCGCACGACCGCGCGTGTCATCGACGAAACCCTCGCCGAGCTGGGCCTGGACAAGAAGATCGGGATCAGCGTCGACGAGTGGAACGTCTGGGACCTGCGCCGCTGGAACGAGGTCGACCAGGCGAAGCTCGCCGAGGGCGGCTGGCGGCAGCACCCGAGGATCATCGAGGACACCTACACCGTCACCGACGCGGTCGTCGTCGGCTCGCTGCTGAGCTCGCTGCTGCGCAACGTCGACCGGGTCACCATGGCCAACCAGGCGCAGCTGGTGAACGTCATCGCGCCGATCCGCTCCGAGCCCGGCGGCCCGGCGTGGCGGCAGACGACCTTCCACCCGTTCCGGCAGGTCGCCGCGCTGGCCGGCGGGGCGAGCCTGCGCCTGGCCGTCGACGGTGACCGGTTGCGCACCGCGCAGCACGGCGAAGTCGACCTCGTCGACGTCGCCGCGACGGTCGAGGATTCCGGCCGCGGGGCGGTGTTCCTCACCAACCGCGCGACGGCGTCTCCGACCGAGGTGCGCCTCCGCCTGCGCGGCGCCCGGTTCGGCGTGTACGCCGCCGAAACGCTGACCACTCCGGATGGCGAGACCCGCCACGCCGTGAACACCGCCGACTCGCAACCGGTCCGGCCGGTGCCGCTACCCGGCACGGTCGCGACGTCCGATCCCGGGGGGACCACCATCACCGTGACACTGCCACCCCTGTCCTGGACCGTGCTGCAGCTGACCCCGCAGGCGGGCCCGGATGCCTGA
- a CDS encoding beta-galactosidase family protein: MPEFAIGEHDFLLDGRPFRILSGALHYFRVHPDLWADRIDKARRMGLNTIETYVAWNAHAPAPGVFDLSGGLDLDRFLRLVADAGMYAIVRPGPYICAEWDNGGLPAWLFRDPSVGVRRYEPKYLDAVRDYLSKVYEVVVPHQIDRGGPVLLVQVENEYGAFGDDKRYLKALAEHTRAAGVTVPLTTVDQPTPEMLAAGSLDGLHRTASFGSGAEARLAVLREHQPTGPLMCSEFWNGWFDHWGAHHHTTPAADSAAELDALLAAGASVNLYMFHGGTNFGLTNGANDKGVYQPLITSYDYDAPLDEAGDPTPKYHAFRDVIARYHKVPDTVPPPARPAPTPSGALGDPVRLLDAPERWGTWEFHEELPAFDDLMPMPQLALLRTRIEGDRPGVLTFGEVRDRATVFFDGDLVGTLSRDHHERAIPLPRAAGELLVLVEDQGRVDYGPRIGEAKGIIGGASLHGEPLAGWDVLPFDLAALPSLRPSSPSSVAGAVAGPVLLRADIDVDEPADLFLDTGEWGKGVAWFNGFALGRYWRRGPQRTLYVPRPVVRAGANELVVLELGTMLDPAARFVPRPLLGHTEA, encoded by the coding sequence ATGCCTGAGTTCGCCATCGGGGAGCACGACTTCCTGCTCGACGGCCGTCCGTTCCGGATCCTTTCCGGTGCCCTGCACTACTTCCGGGTGCACCCGGACCTGTGGGCCGACCGGATCGACAAGGCCCGCCGGATGGGGCTCAACACGATCGAGACGTACGTGGCGTGGAACGCGCACGCCCCCGCGCCCGGCGTGTTCGACCTCTCCGGCGGCCTCGACCTCGACCGCTTCCTGCGGCTCGTCGCCGACGCCGGGATGTACGCGATCGTGCGGCCCGGCCCGTACATCTGCGCCGAGTGGGACAACGGCGGGCTGCCGGCCTGGCTGTTCCGGGACCCGTCGGTCGGCGTGCGCCGGTACGAGCCGAAGTACCTGGACGCGGTCCGCGACTACCTGAGCAAGGTGTACGAGGTCGTCGTCCCGCACCAGATCGACCGGGGCGGGCCGGTGCTGCTGGTCCAGGTGGAGAACGAGTACGGCGCGTTCGGCGACGACAAGCGGTACCTGAAGGCGCTGGCCGAGCACACGCGCGCGGCCGGCGTCACCGTCCCGCTGACCACAGTGGACCAGCCGACGCCGGAGATGCTGGCCGCGGGCAGCCTCGACGGGCTGCACCGCACCGCGTCCTTCGGTTCCGGCGCCGAGGCGCGGCTGGCGGTCCTGCGGGAGCACCAGCCGACCGGACCGCTGATGTGCAGCGAGTTCTGGAACGGCTGGTTCGACCACTGGGGCGCACACCACCACACGACCCCGGCCGCGGACTCGGCGGCGGAGCTGGACGCGCTGCTCGCCGCGGGCGCGTCGGTCAACCTGTACATGTTCCACGGCGGCACCAACTTCGGCCTCACCAACGGCGCCAACGACAAGGGCGTCTACCAGCCGCTGATCACCTCCTACGACTACGACGCGCCGCTGGACGAAGCCGGCGACCCGACGCCGAAGTACCACGCCTTCCGGGACGTGATCGCCCGCTACCACAAGGTGCCCGACACGGTCCCGCCGCCGGCCCGGCCCGCGCCGACGCCGTCCGGCGCGCTGGGCGACCCGGTGCGGCTGCTCGATGCCCCGGAACGCTGGGGCACCTGGGAGTTCCACGAGGAGCTGCCCGCGTTCGACGACCTGATGCCGATGCCGCAGCTCGCGCTGCTGCGCACACGGATCGAGGGCGACCGGCCCGGCGTGCTGACCTTCGGCGAGGTCCGCGACCGCGCCACGGTGTTCTTCGACGGCGACCTCGTGGGCACGCTCAGCCGGGACCACCACGAGCGCGCGATCCCGTTGCCGCGCGCGGCCGGCGAGCTGCTGGTGCTGGTCGAAGACCAGGGCCGCGTCGACTACGGGCCGCGCATCGGCGAGGCGAAGGGCATCATCGGCGGGGCGTCGCTGCACGGCGAGCCGCTGGCCGGGTGGGACGTGCTGCCGTTCGACCTGGCCGCGCTGCCTTCGCTGCGCCCTTCGTCGCCGTCGTCCGTGGCGGGTGCCGTGGCGGGGCCGGTGCTGCTGCGCGCCGACATCGATGTCGACGAGCCCGCCGACCTGTTCCTCGACACCGGCGAGTGGGGCAAGGGCGTGGCCTGGTTCAACGGGTTCGCGCTCGGCCGGTACTGGCGGCGCGGTCCGCAACGGACGCTGTACGTGCCGCGCCCGGTGGTCCGGGCCGGCGCCAACGAACTGGTCGTGCTGGAACTCGGCACGATGCTCGACCCCGCGGCCCGCTTCGTGCCGCGGCCGCTGCTGGGCCACACCGAGGCCTGA
- a CDS encoding LacI family DNA-binding transcriptional regulator: protein MTVPRQTATSSAPGPARRRGPSMADVAREAGVSGQTVSRVANGKTNVDDATRERVLAAMRRVGYRPNSAARALRNGQFRSIGVIISALPTFGNSRTLDAIAAAVVDEGFSIILMPVTRPTQGEVTGAFSTLNEQAVDGVIILIEQHQLDQSEIELPHGLPVVVIDSSARYDYPVVDNDQADGAARATSHLLSLGHSTVWHIAGPPQSYSAERRRKSWQATLERAGRSVPPVVAGDWSPESGYRAGLRLAADPAVTAVFAANDQMALGLLRALHETGREVPASVSVVGFDDMEESAHFWPPLTTIRQSFEAVGRHAVHALLSEIETGTEAGEPVLLPTELVIRSSTAPPPA, encoded by the coding sequence GTGACCGTGCCGCGCCAGACAGCGACGTCGTCCGCACCCGGCCCCGCGCGGCGCCGGGGCCCGTCGATGGCGGACGTGGCCCGCGAGGCGGGGGTGTCGGGCCAGACGGTGTCCCGCGTCGCGAACGGCAAGACCAATGTGGACGACGCGACGCGCGAGCGGGTCCTGGCCGCGATGCGGCGCGTCGGCTACCGGCCCAACAGCGCGGCCCGCGCCCTGCGCAACGGCCAGTTCCGCAGCATCGGCGTGATCATTTCGGCCCTCCCGACGTTCGGCAACAGCCGCACCCTCGACGCCATCGCGGCGGCGGTCGTCGACGAGGGGTTTTCGATCATCCTGATGCCGGTGACCCGCCCGACCCAGGGCGAGGTGACGGGGGCGTTCAGCACGCTGAACGAGCAGGCCGTCGACGGCGTCATCATCCTCATCGAGCAACACCAGCTTGACCAAAGCGAAATCGAACTGCCGCACGGGCTCCCGGTGGTGGTGATCGACTCGAGCGCGCGGTACGACTACCCGGTGGTGGACAACGACCAGGCGGACGGCGCGGCCCGGGCGACCAGCCACCTGCTGTCACTGGGGCATTCGACGGTCTGGCACATCGCGGGGCCACCGCAGTCGTATTCGGCGGAGCGGCGCCGGAAGTCGTGGCAGGCCACTTTGGAACGCGCGGGCCGTTCCGTTCCCCCGGTGGTGGCCGGCGACTGGTCGCCGGAGTCGGGTTACCGGGCGGGCTTGCGCTTGGCGGCGGACCCGGCGGTGACGGCGGTGTTCGCGGCGAACGACCAGATGGCGCTGGGGCTGCTGCGCGCGTTGCACGAGACGGGCCGGGAGGTGCCGGCGTCGGTGAGCGTGGTGGGGTTCGACGACATGGAGGAGTCGGCCCACTTCTGGCCCCCGCTGACGACGATCCGCCAGTCGTTCGAGGCGGTGGGCCGGCACGCGGTGCACGCCCTGCTGTCCGAAATCGAGACGGGCACGGAGGCCGGCGAACCGGTCCTGCTCCCGACGGAGCTGGTCATCCGGTCCAGCACTGCCCCACCCCCCGCGTGA
- a CDS encoding carbohydrate ABC transporter permease — translation MTSTAAPPVPVPARRAPAARRPRRKWRGWLFVAPFMLVFALTFIAPVVYAFVLSLFRDQAFFGGTVFVGADNYVQVFGDPKFWEAFRRVLVFLAVQVPIMLVLALIAALAIDSARLHAAGFFRIVIFLPYAVPAVVAALMWGFIYGDHFGLAADLNHLLGTDSVKPLSQNWLLTSIGNIVTWEFVGYNMLIFYSALKVIPKELFEAAAIDGAGTFRTILSVKLPAIRGAIVVATIFSIIGSFQLFNEPNIMRNLVPNMIVTNYTPNMYAYNLSFNGQQYNYSAAVAIVMGVITAVIAYVVQLRGSRKEM, via the coding sequence ATGACGTCCACAGCGGCTCCGCCCGTCCCGGTGCCCGCGCGCCGGGCGCCCGCGGCCCGCCGGCCGCGGCGGAAATGGCGGGGCTGGCTCTTCGTCGCCCCCTTCATGCTGGTGTTCGCGCTGACGTTCATCGCGCCCGTCGTGTACGCCTTCGTGCTGAGCCTCTTCCGGGACCAGGCCTTCTTCGGCGGCACGGTTTTCGTCGGCGCCGACAACTACGTCCAGGTCTTCGGCGACCCGAAGTTCTGGGAAGCGTTCCGCCGCGTCCTGGTGTTCCTCGCCGTGCAGGTGCCGATCATGCTGGTGCTCGCGCTGATCGCCGCGCTGGCGATCGACAGCGCCCGGCTGCACGCCGCCGGCTTCTTCCGGATCGTGATCTTCCTGCCGTACGCGGTCCCGGCCGTCGTCGCCGCGCTGATGTGGGGCTTCATCTACGGTGACCACTTCGGACTCGCCGCGGACCTGAACCACCTGCTGGGCACCGACTCCGTCAAGCCGCTGTCGCAGAACTGGCTGCTCACGTCGATCGGGAACATCGTCACGTGGGAGTTCGTGGGCTACAACATGCTCATCTTCTACTCCGCGCTGAAGGTGATCCCGAAGGAACTGTTCGAAGCGGCCGCGATCGACGGCGCCGGTACGTTCCGCACGATCCTGTCGGTCAAGCTCCCCGCGATCCGCGGCGCCATCGTGGTCGCGACGATCTTCTCGATCATCGGCAGCTTCCAGCTGTTCAACGAGCCCAACATCATGCGCAACCTCGTGCCCAACATGATCGTCACGAACTACACCCCGAACATGTACGCCTACAACCTTTCCTTCAACGGGCAGCAGTACAACTACTCCGCCGCCGTCGCCATCGTGATGGGCGTGATCACCGCGGTCATCGCCTACGTCGTGCAGCTGCGCGGCTCCCGGAAGGAGATGTGA
- a CDS encoding carbohydrate ABC transporter permease — MALYLLYTLVPLVWLIINATKTQPALFSTSGLSFGDSFALFDNIGKTFGYNDGIFFRWLGNTLLYVVVGAGGATILATAAGYGLAKYRFPGRRGVFAVVLGAVAVPPTALAVPTFLMFSKLGLTNTPLAVIIPSLISPFGLYLIWVYAADAIPDELLEAARIDGAGELRIFLTVTLRQLVPGIITVTLFTMVQTWNNYFLPLIMLSEPKWYPLTVGLNQWSAQANGAGAQPIFNLVLTGSLLTIIPLVVAFLLMQRFWQSGLSAGSVKQ; from the coding sequence ATGGCGCTCTACCTGCTCTACACCCTGGTCCCGCTGGTGTGGCTGATCATCAACGCGACCAAGACCCAGCCCGCGCTGTTCTCGACGTCGGGCCTGTCCTTCGGCGACTCGTTCGCCCTGTTCGACAACATCGGCAAGACGTTCGGCTACAACGACGGCATCTTCTTCCGCTGGCTCGGCAACACCCTGCTGTACGTCGTGGTCGGGGCCGGTGGCGCGACGATCCTCGCCACGGCCGCCGGCTACGGGCTGGCCAAGTACCGCTTCCCGGGCCGCCGCGGCGTGTTCGCCGTCGTCCTCGGGGCCGTGGCCGTGCCGCCGACCGCGCTGGCCGTGCCGACGTTCCTGATGTTCAGCAAGCTCGGGCTGACCAACACGCCGCTGGCCGTCATCATCCCGTCGCTGATCAGCCCGTTCGGCCTGTACCTGATCTGGGTCTACGCCGCCGACGCGATCCCGGACGAGCTCCTGGAGGCGGCGCGGATCGACGGCGCGGGCGAGCTGCGGATCTTCCTCACCGTGACCCTGCGCCAGCTGGTCCCCGGGATCATCACGGTCACGCTGTTCACCATGGTGCAGACGTGGAACAACTACTTCCTGCCGCTGATCATGCTCAGCGAGCCGAAGTGGTACCCGCTGACCGTCGGGCTCAACCAGTGGAGCGCACAGGCCAACGGCGCCGGCGCCCAGCCGATCTTCAACCTGGTCCTCACCGGGTCGTTGCTCACCATCATCCCCCTCGTCGTCGCTTTCCTGCTCATGCAACGGTTCTGGCAGTCCGGGCTGAGCGCCGGAAGCGTTAAGCAGTAA